GTCGATCTGCTGCGCCGTGCCCCGGCACCGCTGACCCTGGTGCTCACCGGCCGTCATGCCATACCCGCCCTCATCGATCTCGCCGACACGGTCAGCGAAATACAGCCCGTCAAGCACGCCTTTGAGCAGGGCATTCCGGCACGCAAGGGGGTGGAGTTTTGAGCAACTGTCCACGACTGGTGATCGCCGGCAGCCACAGCGGCGTCGGCAAATCATCCCTGACCCTGGCGCTGGTGGCGGCCCTGCGCCAACGCGGCCTTACGGTGCAGACCTTCAAGGTCGGGCCGGACTACCTCGACCCCGGCCACCTCAGCCGGGTGTCGGGCCGCCCGTGCTACAACCTCGACGGCTGGATGTGCGGCCGCGACTACGTCACCCGCCTGTTTGCAGAGCGCAGCGCCGATGCCGACATCGCCATCATCGAAGGAGTGATGGGCCTCTACGACGGCAGCAGCCCGACCAGCCTTGACGGCAGCACCGCCCAAATCGCCGACTGGCTCCAGGCTCCCGTGGCCCTGGTGGTCAACAGCCACGGCATGGCCCGCAGCATCGCCGCCCTGGTGCACGGCTACGCCAGCTTTGAGCCAGACATCACCCTGGCCGGAGTGATCGCCAACTTCTGCGGCTCCGACTCCCACGCCACCCTGCTCACCCAAGCATTGCAGGCCGCCAACCTGCCACCGCTACTCGGTGCCGTACCGCGCAACGCCCTGCCCGCACTACCCAGCCGCCACCTCGGTCTGGTCTCCGCCACGGAAACCCAATGGAACGCTGACCTCATCCAGCAACTCGCCGCAGCTTCCGAGCAGTACCTCTCTCTCGACCATCTGTTACAACAGGCACGCAATGCTTCACCACTGCCGCGAATACCGCCAGCTCCCCCGGTCAAAGTTGTCGCAAATGGCACGGTTCGCTTGGCCATTGCCCGCGATGCTGCTTTTCAATTTTACTATCAGGATTTGTTCGACGCCTTGGAGCAACGCGGTGTGGAGTTGGTGTTTTTCTCTCCATTGGAAGACAAGAAGCTGCCCGCAGAATGCAACGGCCTCTACCTCGGTGGCGGCTACCCGGAAGAACATGCCGAACAACTGTCGAGTAATCATACGATGCTCAACAGCATCCGAGACTTTTGTGACAGCGGGCGACCTGTGTACGCCGAATGTGGTGGATTGATCTATCTCAGTCAGGGATTGCAGGAAGAAGAAAAAAGCTGGCCATTTGTCGGCCTCCTGCCAAGCTGGACCCGAATGTGCTCACGGCGCAAACGTCTTGGGTATATGGAAGTGACTCTAAAACACCCTACGATCATTGGTGCTGCTGGCACACGACTGCGTGGCCATGAGTTTCACTACTCGGAATTGTGCGATGATCCGTTAGTGAATCTAGAATGGGAGGCTGCTTATCAGGCACGCACGAATCGTGATGGGTTATTGCGCGATGAGGGGTATTGTCATGGTCAGGTTTTAGCAAGCTATGTTCATTTGCATCTGGCCTCGGCCCCCAAGGCATTGGACAAATTCCTCTCGGTGTTGCAAAGCCCAGAGCGTACTTCTAAACAAGAAAATCAAAGATAAGTATACTGTCCCGAATGGCGCTTAAGCAATTCTGTAGTAAACTCGGGTCTGTCACAAGTCCTACCTGGGGCTCTCCCAGATGTTTACGCCATGGAACAGTGGCGGTTTGTACCGCAGGGACAGTCTCGGTTTTGCTGCCATTTTCCCTTAAACTAGCGCCATTCGGGACACTCCCCGGTTTTTCTTGGCCTGCCCGGTTTGCGGGGCCTTAGCGTTGTCTTCAATGTCTCTTCCATCTTATCGATAAACCCCCCAGAACCGAACGGGCGACCTGTGCTGGTTGCACTGCGTAAGCTGTCTTCAGCTTTGTCGTCACTTTGCATGACAAAATCGACATAGGCAGTTCTGTCCTTGCCGTCAAGCCAGGAGGGGGAATGTAAAAGATCATCATGGACAGAGGTGAGATGAGCTCTGGCGCTGGACCAGCGATAATCTTCCGCCTTTTCCACCGTGCCCGATTTGACTGGGTTCCGCTCGATATGCCGTGCAACCGTCCACAGATAGTCGTCACGTTCAACCAGGCAAGAGAAAAATCGATTCTGCCAAATGCGCCCGCTCTGCTTCAATTTTCGATTGAGATATTGCGTATAGACTTGATTTGTCAGGCCGATGCCGCGAGCCAGTGAGTCCTCTTTCTCGGGAACCACGAGTAAATGAACATGGTTGTCCATCAAACAGTAGGCCCAAATCTGCAAAGAAAACGCCTTGCTGTATTTTGCCAGCAGTTTCAGGTATTGCTGACGGTCTTCATCGTCAAAAAAGACGGTCGCGCGGTTGTTGCCGCGCTGAGTGACGTGGTGGGGATATTCGGGAACAACAATGCGGGCTATTCTTGGCATGTAGGAAGGATAGACTGGTTTTGCGTTAAAAGCAATTTAATAGGGGGAGTGTCCCGAATGGCCCGAATGGCGCTAGTTTAAGCCTGTGTAGCACGATATTGGTTACGATGAGGAATCACCTCTATTTCGTGTCTTGGTGCCGTCATTCGTTGGTAATTTTTAGGT
This region of uncultured Desulfuromonas sp. genomic DNA includes:
- a CDS encoding cobyrinate a,c-diamide synthase, translated to MSNCPRLVIAGSHSGVGKSSLTLALVAALRQRGLTVQTFKVGPDYLDPGHLSRVSGRPCYNLDGWMCGRDYVTRLFAERSADADIAIIEGVMGLYDGSSPTSLDGSTAQIADWLQAPVALVVNSHGMARSIAALVHGYASFEPDITLAGVIANFCGSDSHATLLTQALQAANLPPLLGAVPRNALPALPSRHLGLVSATETQWNADLIQQLAAASEQYLSLDHLLQQARNASPLPRIPPAPPVKVVANGTVRLAIARDAAFQFYYQDLFDALEQRGVELVFFSPLEDKKLPAECNGLYLGGGYPEEHAEQLSSNHTMLNSIRDFCDSGRPVYAECGGLIYLSQGLQEEEKSWPFVGLLPSWTRMCSRRKRLGYMEVTLKHPTIIGAAGTRLRGHEFHYSELCDDPLVNLEWEAAYQARTNRDGLLRDEGYCHGQVLASYVHLHLASAPKALDKFLSVLQSPERTSKQENQR
- a CDS encoding transposase translates to MPRIARIVVPEYPHHVTQRGNNRATVFFDDEDRQQYLKLLAKYSKAFSLQIWAYCLMDNHVHLLVVPEKEDSLARGIGLTNQVYTQYLNRKLKQSGRIWQNRFFSCLVERDDYLWTVARHIERNPVKSGTVEKAEDYRWSSARAHLTSVHDDLLHSPSWLDGKDRTAYVDFVMQSDDKAEDSLRSATSTGRPFGSGGFIDKMEETLKTTLRPRKPGRPRKTGECPEWR